A window of Metopolophium dirhodum isolate CAU chromosome 6, ASM1992520v1, whole genome shotgun sequence genomic DNA:
gtatATTGAACCGTCTTGGTGGTCTAGTGAGTTAAGAAAGATGTCCCATTGGTCAGTGTTGTGCGTTGCGAGTAAGGTACGTATGAGAGATATTTTGGCGTTTAGTTGTCGTTTAATTGTCGGGTCGCGGTTTATTTGCCATTCGCGGCGTATACGGTTTTTGTCTTGTATTTCCAGTTTAATGTAGTCTGGTACTACAGTGGACGGGTGTTTGCGTGTCGGTGCGTATACGCTGGATTCAACCGCTTGTTGGATATGTTTTGTGAGGTTTTCGATTGCCAGGTCGATAGACTCACGGTCGTTGGTCGGTTGAGTGGTTGAGTTCGGTAAGTTCGTGAGAGTTGTCGTgtattttttccagttaataAACCGATTCGTAACCGGTGGAGAAGAAGAGATCGGAGTGCAGAGTGTATCTAGAAGAACGGGGTTGTGGTCggaagatagttcgttgaggttaGTGATTTGGGTTTGATAGGGTAGTCGTACGAGGGCGATGTCGAGTATGTCAGGTCTGTATCGTGTGCATGTCGGGAAATGTGTGGGAGAAGAGGGAGCAGTTACAGAGTAGTCCGATTGTTGTGCGTGGTCAAAGAGGACACGGCCGGCAGCGTTAGTCGTGTGGCTATACCACAGCGGATGTTTGGCGTTGAAGTCGCCTGCCGAAATTTGCCATTCGGCACTCTTTGTCAAAAGGTCGAGGTCGTTTGTTGTTAGTAGGGTTCCGGGTGGTTTGTATACGGCTGAAATAAGTACTTCGTGGCCGTTGAGTTGTACGAGGATGGAAGAGGTTTGGATGGTTGTGTTTAGGGTAACTGGTTGGTGGACGATACGTCGGTTGACGAGAACGGCCGTGCCTCCGTGGGCGGGCGAGCCCCGCACGGGCAGCAGGTCGTTCCtgtacgtaaaaaagttaggAATGTGAAGTCTGGCAGAGGGTTTTAGGTGGGTTTCGTTAAGTAGGATTATGTCGGTTTTCACTTTTAGTGCTAAAGAGCGCAGTTCGTCAAGTTTGTGGTTAATGCCGTTTGAGttccaaaatagaatttttaagttatccatTTTGGGGGGATAGTATGGTTAAGAATGATTGTATTGCTGTTTGTATCAGGGTTTTGGGGTCCTGGTTGTTTACTATGGCTGTTAAGAGGTTGGTCAGGAGGTTTAAAATGAAGGACAGGTTAATTTGTGGGGCTTCGGGACTGGTCGgttttggtggtggtggtggtggtggtggtgggggcgcTTGGCCGGTGGTGGCTGCAGCGTACGAGCGGGTTTGGGGTTTTATTGTAGTTGTTGGTGGGGGCGGGGGTGGTGTAAAAGATTGAGTTGTCGGCGGCAGGGTTTGAGGTTTGGTTGTTGGTGGTGCGATTTTGGGTTTTATCGTCAAGAGATGTGGGCAGCCGCGGAAATTAGCCGTATGAGGCCCGCCGCAATTGCAGCATGTCGGGGTTTGCTCGGGAGTTTTTTGGCATTCAGATGCCAAGTGATTTCCTGCGCACTTGACGCATCTGGGTGGGTGGCCACAGTTACGGGAACCGTGTCCAAAACGTTGGCACGAAAAACATTGTGCCGGGCCGGAAGGTTTAAGGGCTTCTACCGAAATCGTAAGATAAAATAGGGAGTTGAGAAGGAAGATATCCTTGGCGTTCGGGGTTGCCGCAATGTGTACGAGGCACATGGGCATCGGTTTTTCGGGAGTACCGAAACGGCGGATGTATTTTGTTTGGAAGTTTAGGGTTTCTAGTTCGGATTTTAGATCGTCAGTGGTGATGTCGATCGGTATGCCCTTTAGAACGACCTTAAGGGAACGATCTTCAGGGAGGCTGAAGGTATGGAATTCAGTTTTGCTGTCAACTAGGACTTTCTGAATTTGTCGGAAGTGGGTGGGGTCGGTAGTTTGGACGGTTATTTGTCCATTGGATGTGGTTTTGGCTGTAATTGCCGATGGAGTGAAGTTCGGAAGTTTGTAAATGGTTGGTGCGATTTTTCGCCAGGACGCAGAGTTTAAGATTAAGGGGGGTGGCCTGATTTGCTTGGGTTTGGCTGATGTCGGGGTTTGTTGTTCGGATGTTTTGGCTGGTGGAGGTTTAGTAGTCGGGGCGGAGTTTTGGGCGGATTTGTTTGACTCGGTGTCGGAAGAGGAGCAGCAGTTTGACGACATTGATATTGATGAGTCGGTCGACGGAGTTGGAGAGGGGGGGGGAATCCCTCTGTGGACCTTTTAGGATGGTGGATGGTGGTGATGGTGAGGCACGTGGACGTCCCTTCTTGGAAGTCCCGGGTGTATGCGCGGGGCCCTTCCGCTTGTTAGCTGTTTTGCCCATGGCAAGACCGTAACAAGCTTGGGGTTTAACACTGTAGCTCTGAAAAGAGCGATTTTCTGGTGGTGTGACGGGTGGGTTTAGGGGGGTTTGGTTTGGTCAGGGATGGGATTCTGCGGCAATGAGAGGGCGTGGCCCCTCGACAGATAAACGGTGGGAGGTGGATACCCGTCGCTTTCGCGACGGCTTACCttgggcgctggtgccctgttGAAGAGCTGTGAAAACGGCTGTTTtgagttgaaggttcgtggtgtgaaccgtgggcgctggagCCCTGTTGAAGCAGTGAGAACGGCTGTTTTGAGGTTgtaggttcgtggtgtgaaccgtgggcgctgttgcCCTGTTGAAGCGTTGAGAAGGGCTGGCTGTAGAGTAGTTTGCAGAGGACGTCTTGCTCGGATGTGAACTGAACGTTGATGTGTGTAGTGTGTGTGTTGCTGATAGTGAAGTTTATTGGGTAACGCACCAGTATATATACCCGTTCCCCAATGTATTCCGGTTTCTGATTGGCTGTCGACCCATGGTTAGGTAAGTCAACCTGTCCTCGTTCCGATAGTTGCCTGGTTGTCAAGATGTCGTTTTCCATCGACAAAAATGAATCTTTATCAACGGTCTCGTGTTTCCCTCCCTATAGTGATATGTGTTGGCCATGATAATGGCCGTTttagtatagtgtatatttgttCCGTTACAACATTGGTTTGAACAGGATATGGATACTGGttcattacattattagttGAAGGTAAATTCCgattagtttgaaaattaatgttttttagcatttgcattatttgaattttaaaatcaaattttttatcacttggcattttttttaatgttggaagaagggatagtaaaaataatttatcttcatCCAAATCTTCGTTTTCGTTgctaatttttcttttagataaaatttcaaccacacttttttgaaaatcagtCATTTTTTGTTTACGAGGTTGAATTGTTGTTTTTGACTTGGATAATACCTCATTTTCCAGAGGATCAGATTCGACTGTTTCATTATCGATATTATCATGCAGGTTATCAATAATGCTTTCGTTTGAGATTACGTTGCTTATagtactgttaaaaaaaataaaaattcagttaaataacttaataacagTAAAACACACTGAACTGAGATATTATATTTGGAGCCAGcgtgacaaatttaaaaatgtgggtatactgtatagtataaactataatatactatacactatactgtaaatttattttttaaatatgtatatcgtatgtgcttacttttattttaaaattcaatattatatttccaattaaaaaaatctccgaaaaataactcgaataaaatgttttttacattacttacaatttattcgtatctagtacattattaactataaaaataaatacatttaaaaagaaccAATGCACTCATTTTGttgttaatcaaaaaatattaatcttaggtatttgaaattttcataaaatgtatattttatcatttcctatacatgatttattaaattttcacgctgtttgaccccccaaagtacattttaaaattgaagaattattttgactacttatcgtgtacacacacacacacaaaataacacatcatttttaaaattctatgacgataaaaacaacattttatttaattatttattattttacaatatgaataaaaaaacatttataattcattttttaggaGTCAACATCAATGTAACAAGCTGATTGATTTGAAGCATCTGGTGGTCTAGGAGAAAATaagttagaataattattatgattggaagaaTTTGTAGTTATGTTTTGATGTATATTCGGGACGGTGTTGGATATGTATGGTGTTTGGTGTTGAATAGGCATCTGGTTTTGGAAAGTACTTTGGTTGTAGTTATTAGAGACATTGGTTTGAACAGGATATGGATACTGGttcattacattattagttGAAGGTAAATTCCgattagtttgaaaattaatgttttttagcatttgcattatttgaattttaaaatcaaattttttatcacttggcattttttttaatgttggaagaagggatagtaaaaataatttatcttcatCCAAATCTTCGTTTTCGTTgctaatttttcttttagataaaatttcaaccacacttttttgaaaatcagtCATTTTTTGTTTACGAGGTTGAATTGTTGTTTTTGACTTGGATAATACCTCATTTTCCAGAGGATCAGATTCGACTGTTTCATTATCGATATTATCATGCAGGTTATCAATAATGCTTTCGTTTGAGATTACGTTGCTTATagtactgttaaaaaaaataaaaattcagttaaataacttaataacagtaaaatacacTGAACTGAGATATTATATTTGGAGCCAGcgtgacaaatttaaaaatgtgggtatactgtatagtagaaactataatatactatacaccatactgtaaatttattttttaaatatgtatatcgtatgtgcttacttttattttaaaattcaatataatatttccaattaaaaaaatctccgaaaaataactcgaataaaatgttttttacattacttacaatttattcgtatctagtacattattaactataaaaataaatacatttaaaaagaaccAATGCACTCATTTTGttgttaatcaaaaaatattaatcttaggtatttgaaattttcataaaatgtatattttatcatttcctatACATGATTTACTAAATTTTCACGCtgtttgaccccccaaagtacatttttaaattgaagaattattttgactacttatcgtgtacacacacacacacaaaataacacatcatttttaaaattctatgacgataaaaaacaacattttatttaattatttattattttacaatatgaataaaaaaacatttataattcattttttagtaGTCAACATCAATGTAACAAGCTGATTGATTTGAAGCATCTGGTGGTCTAGGAGAAAATaagttagaataattattatgattggaagaaTTTGTAGTTATGTTTTGATGTATATTCGGGACGGTGTTGGATATGTATGGTGTTTGGTGTTGAATAGGCATCTGGTTTTGGAAAGTACTTTGGTTGTAGTTATTAGAGACATTGGTTTGAACAGGATATGGATACTGGttcattacattattagttGAAGGTAAATTCCgattagtttgaaaattaatgttttttagcatttgcattatttgaattttaaaatcaaattttttatcacttggcattttttttaatgttggaagaagggatagtaaaaataatttatcttcatCCAAATCTTCGTTTTCGT
This region includes:
- the LOC132947616 gene encoding uncharacterized protein LOC132947616, with protein sequence MNQYPYPVQTNVGGKHETVDKDSFLSMENDILTTRQLSERGQVDLPNHGSTANQKPEYIGERQHTHYTHQRSVHIRARRPLQTTLQPALLNASTGQQRPRFTPRTYNLKTAVLTASTGLQRPRFTPRTFNSKQPFSQLFNRAPAPKTFNISNKNKPAGPEAAPADDDLRTDHGRNELPSALAVPTTTSHDDPETDNCGNELPNALAIPTTNDDLRIACGGHEISSSITVSTVRLSSTPISQATP